The DNA region AGAATTAGTGGACATTggtttattattaaaaattatattaaaagtgTTAGTCCAACATATACTTATTCTTGGTAGggtgaagagaaataaagaaggacACCATTAAAGTCACAAATGTTTatgtggatttctttttttagccatttaaaacaatatttcagAAGTATCACAATTGTTacattaatgtaatcaaagttacaaaaaaaaatggtgacAGGCAACAGTGGAGAGCATCAAAGTACACATTTAAAGAGACCATGCTTCTTCAGTACAATCATGAAGATACCATCCCCCCAAAAGACTTGCATTCTTGACTAAAGCTTTTCCTAAACCCTCAAGTTCTGAATTAAGCCtcatcctccccttcttcctcctcaaattcccCTTGTTCATCAGCAGTGGCGTCTTGGTACTGCTGATATTCAGACACCAGGTCATTCATGTTGCTCTCTGCTTCAGTGAACTCCATCTCATCCATGCCTTCACCCGTGTACCAGTGCAAGAAAGCCTTACGACGGAACATGGCCGTGAACTGCTCCGAAATGCGCTTGAACAGCTCCTGGATAGCTGTGCTATTGCCAATGAAGGTGGCAGACATCTTGAGGCCACGGGGTGGAATGTCACACACGGCCGTCTTCACGTTGTTGGGGATCCACTCCACAAAGTAGCTGCTGTTTTTGTTCTGCACATTGAGCATCTGCTCGTCCACCTCCTTCATGGACATGCGGCCCCTGAAGATGGCGGCCACAGTCAGGTAGCGGCCATGGCGGGGGTCACAGGCGGCCATCATGTTTTTGGAATCGAACATCTGCTGGGTGAGCTCAGGCACTGTCAGAGCCCTGTACTGCTGGCTACCACGGCTGGTCAGAGGGGCAAAGCCTGGCATGAAGAAGTGCAGGCGGGGGAATGGCACCATGTTCACTGCCAGTTTGCGGAGATCAGCATTCAGCTGGCCTGGGAACCGCAGACAGGTGGTGACTCCACTCATGGTGGCAGACACTAAGTGGTTGAGGTCTCCATAAGTGGGTGTGGTCAGCTTCAGGGTTCTGAAGCAAATGTCATAGAGAGCTTCATTGTCGATGCAGTAGGTCTCATCTGTGTTCTCCACCAACTGGTGGACAGACAGGGTGGCATTGTAGGGCTCAACTACAGTGTCTGACACCTTGGGGGAGGGCATCACACTGAAGGTATTCATGATTCTGTCTGGGTACTCTTCCCTGATCTTGCTGATGAGTAGGGTCCCCATTCCAGAACCGGTCCCACCTCCCAGGGAATGGGTCAGCTGGAAGCCCTGGAGACAGTCACagctttctgactccttcctcaCTACATCCAGGACAGAGTCTACTAATTCTGCTCCCTCTGTGTAGTGGCCTTTGGCCCAGTTATTTCCTGCACCACTCTGGcctggaagggggaggagaaagaggctgTATCAATCACTAGTGACTAAAATACACATCTTCATACCTTAAGCCAGAGGTGTCCAGTGCCTCCCAGAAGCTTGTGACATTATGTTAgcccagattaaaatgaaattgggaaatgtttaacaaaataaataaaacataataggtggttttctaagtcagtatgtgatgatgccccatttctatttcagtttgacaccatGGCCCTAAAACACTTATGTAGACCAGTGAGTCACTACTGAATTTGGGTTATttctgattattatttttttaaaaagatgcgaCATTAATGGTCTGGATATGGCTATTTTACAtattatgtacacacatatataaaatagttaGAGACTAGGCATGGCATTTTTCCCTAATCCCATACtaagaatacatttttaaaattatggaatACTTGCAATTCTTACTCATTGAGAGTCCCAGCCTTCCACCCTATAATGCTAGTATAAAAATGATCCATGAAGTCATCAGATATGTTAATCACATACCGAAAACAAAGTTATCTGGTCTGAAGATCTGGCCAAATGGTCCAGACCTGACTGAGTCCATTGTGCCAGGTTCCAAATCCACCAAGATTGCACGGGGAACATATTTGTTACCTGTGGATGGGGAgaacaaaaggcagaattagacagtGCATCATTGCAGGGACCTCAAGGGGAAGAAGACTAAATCGATAcaatcacaaaaagtgctgttctcaaacaaaggaagaagaggatagtATCTCAGTTTGGTCCTTTAAAACTAAAAAGTCCAAAACCTGGTGAATTATTGCTGAAGGAGTGGTATTCTGCCGGGTGGAGCAAGCGGGTGATATTGCTCATGCTGGTGAAATGCTATGGTTAATCCCaaccatttaattcaacaagtatgcATCGAGTccctacaatgtgtcaggcactgtgctaagactgaagatacaaagaaccGCGCCCCCCTCCAAATCTCTGCCTTCATATAGCTTACAAATCTATGAAAACCAGGAACATGATATCTGGGAAGAAAGAAGGTTGGAAAGGGCAGACAAAAAGCAATTACCAGTGGCTTCATTGTAGTAAACATTGATTCTCTCCAGCTGCAAATCACTGTCTCCATGGTAACTGCCTGTGGGATCAATCCCATGCTCATCACTGATGACCTCCCAGAACTGTGACAGAACTTACAATTAGCAACGTTAAGGCCATCAAGAGACCAACCTATTaacatccctccctctcctcatcgTCCCACTTCAGGTAGCCTGGAACAGGTCTCAGAGAAATGAGATTTCTCTCAGAATCAACAGTTAGAACTGGGCGTTTTCCTCAGAAATAGCGGCACCAGCAGAATCAGCCCTCGggtaagtggggaggggagaagagagaagaaggcagCTGCGGCTGCAGCACGACCACCAGAGAGGGattccagggatttttttttttttatgttgccCTTCTTTCCTTGCCCCGCGCCCTCCAAAAGAAAGCTCACATCAGTCTTTCAGCACAGATAGCTTTGTGAGAAGCCAGGGGCTGGTTCGACTAGTGGGAGTGGCAAGGTAATGGAGAACTTGGGGATCAATCTCAACTGTGGGAATAAGGGAATAAAGAAGAGAAGGCGGAGGGTAATTGTGGATTCTCGACGCCTCAGTAGTGAGGGCTCCTATCCTCCTCCCAACCTTGCAGCCTCGTGGGCTCAATCGAGTAAAAGACCtttagacacacagacacacacacactcgccaGAGCGCATCCTCGCCCACAAggacaagattaaaaaaaatgagtagtaGAGAGtagaagagagacaaaaaaaaaaaacccattaaaaaagaaggaagggagaaaaggctcGGAAATGCTCCAAGAGCTCAGCTTTCTGGGTGATAGGCGTGGGTCACGCCTCTCTCAGCTACAAAGGGACTGCTACAAAGACTCCGGGGAGTCCCCTGGGGGTAGGTGCAAGAGAAGTAGCAGCATCCCCAGGAACTACCCACGATTCCGATCGGACCCCGGGACAAGTGTCGCCCACCTCTGCCGCCCAGCACTCACCTTGGCTCCTATCTGGTTGCCACACTGACCAGCCTGAATGTGCACGATCTCACGCATGATGCCTGACTTGCAAAGTGGATCtctaccttctttttctttccttctttctttgtccctcgcttcctttttctccttctctctctctcacacacacacccaccccccCTCCTAATTTCACTTGGAACACACTACAATTCCTCCGGTACACTTACACTCTAAAATCGCGTAAGCCCCCGACACAGCCTTTTATAGGGAGGGTGGGGCAGCTGGCACCAGGCTCCACCCCTGagcccctcaccctcccctcccccacccagcccCATACCTCCCCAGTCCCTTTCTAGCACAGGCAACTGCTCCCCCCCTTGACGATGACGTAATGCTTGGACAGTGGAGGGGTGGGACTACGGACCCGTTAGGCCTGGGAGAGCCTATCCGAGTGGAACACCGGGCTAGgctgaaaggggtggggggaggagggttggGGCGTGGGCATGGTCTAGGGTTCGGgctgaggagaaaggggagaaaaaggctaGTGTGACATCGGGGAAGTTGGTAGAACTGGCAGAAGAACTGGGGGAGCAGGAGGGTGTGGCAAGGAGGGAATTGCGGGAAAGGGCTGGTGACTAGTAAAGCAACGGAAATGGAACAGGTGGAGGGGCTGAAAAGGCTGGTTGGGTGTATGGGACGGGAGCTAGAGAGCTTGGAAATTACAGCTCACGTTTACCTAGCGCTTTCAttacagccttgggaggtaggtggaGCAAGTATTATTCTGGGTTTTGCCAATGAATAGATTTTGGGTCAGAgagattatgtgatttgcccaatgtcacaaaaCTAGTAGGAAACACCGCTGCGTCTTGCGTGTAAGTTCAGTTCCCTGACACCACACCCCCAGTGGGTTCATCCGGGTATCTTAAGaaagtagatttagagctgagacttgaaaagtccaatcccctccttttactCATAAGGCTCAGAGAGGCAAGAGATTcaccaaggttacacaggtaggaagtatcagATTTGAGATTCGAATccaggccctttgactccaaatacagggTTCCTTTTGTGATACTATGCTTTTCTCTCCGTCTAGTTCCCACTCTGCCTTCTGAACTCCTTTCCTCAGTGCTGTTCCCCAAAGTTCTACTCCTGTCCTAGGTTCTGTTTCCGGACAGAAGGCAGGTTGAGAAGAGCCAAAGAAAAGCGTAAACCTGTCCCATTCCCCAACCCATCATCCCTACCCCAATGATCCGGGAGTGGAAGTGTGGAAGAGTGGGGCCATCGAACATCTGCAGCAGAAACAGACCAGCAGGTTACCGCCACCCCATATTAACCTCTTATCTTTGTCTTCTAAAGAGGGGCACACAACTGCTGGGCAGGAAAGAAAGAGTCTGGGAAGAGCTTAGCCTCACCCTACCTCTTTCTCCTTACTCAAAGGGCTTCTTTTTCTCTGGGCAGGCAGACTGATGGATGACCTTTGCACGGTCATTTTTTTCCACCTCCCCTCTATTCCAAACTGAGCTAAAACGGAAACTTGTGTGACTCAGTCTAGAAGGTATatgaaactctctctctctctctctctctctctctctctctctctctctctctctctctctctctctctctctctctctctctctctctctctctctctctccctcatccttaTTGCCAGAACAGACCCCGGATTAGAAACGGGTTCATTTCTGGAATATAGATTTGGCATGAGATAAGTGTTTTCAATTCTTCTAGGTTGCTGCTTCTCTGGGATTTATTCTGTtgtgttttttatttccttcttctgaCGTGAGGTTGAGTATGGATGGAGTGGGGAGTGGTCGGGTAGttgtaaaggaaaggaaaaaaagggtggGGTCCCAAGGGGGAGGGGACATAGCCTTTGAGAGTGAAACAAAGGACAGAGGACTGTGGCTTTATCTCCCATAACCAGGTTTTTAAAAGCATGTTTAAGCCTCCAGTTTGCAGTACTCAGATTTATTTGAGGAGCGGTGGGAAAACTGGGCAGCGGTGCCAGCTTTTTTCCTTGCCTGGGCTGATTCTGGGGAGACTCATCCCCCTGCAGCCTTGGGCGCGGAGTCAAATCCACCGCATACaagcatttacacacacacacaggcgaAAGCCAGTATCACAGCCACAAGCATGCGCACGCAGAGACCCTCCCTTTTGGGATGTGCACTGCGCATTTGAAGTATTTGAAGCAGCTGCAGATCCTtttgttagtgtgtgtgtgtgtgtgagtgaaagagggggggggaagggagagacagagactgaaatagagacaaagacagagagacagaaagagaggagaaaagaggaattgATTGCCTTTCTGGACTTTTAGAGACCAAGAACCTTTGAATGGGAACTAGAAATAGAAATCTTAGTACAGTTTACCATAGCCTTCTTTGCCCGACGTGCAGGTGGGTGAGTTGGGTTgcgggtggggagggggatgaggTAGCAGTTGAGGAGGGGTACTTGGTTCTTTACACCTTACCCTCTCCTCAAATCCTTCTCTCCCTTGCCTCCTCCAAAGAGCTATTGCTGTTTCGGATGTCTTCACCCACAACACAGAaccatgcgtgtgtgtgtgcgtgtgtgtgtgcgcgagtGTGTGTGCTGCAGGCATTTTTGTAGCCGACCTGAAAAGCTCAGTCCTAGTCATTCCGTGAGTAACTGCCTCCCGTGGCgcgttttttttttaactaggaaaCAAGTTCCCTTTTCATATTCCAGGCAGAGGGCCAGAATGACCACGACTCCTGCGGCGAGGGAGTAAAGCCAACAGCTGTTGAGTGAGACACTCTCCGGGCTGAGCTCTTCCCATAGGCCTAAGCTATCTTCGTCTCCCTTCCTGcaagagagagaggggatgagGAGAATTAATTGTGATGGGTTTCAGTTGAATCCCAAAATGCAGAGTGAatgaggagtgagggagagggaagataacacacacaccctcctaacccagacaaatacaaaatattctcgTGTGCCCTGGCTCTTCAGCTGGTTCTAGAGGCTATCCTGTGGCAGATTCCCAGGCAGGTACCCGAGTACACCCTCAGCAACACCTCAAGGGAGGGGAGACAGGATTTGGCGAAGACTGAGGAGTAGACAGCCAAAAACTCCAGCCTTTTCAAAACTACGTGAACCCAGAAACATATGCATAGGTTCAAGGGTGTCTTGGTTTGATAGGGgcataatagatgcttgttggattgaattgaagcTAGAGTGCTCCCAAGCCCGATGCAGGGCGGGGGCAGGGTAATCGAAGACAAGCTGAGGGAATTGAGGAAACAATAGATTTCTAGAAGCCGGCGGCTGTCACCCAGTGCAGTGGTAGCCTCTTTACTAGCGAGTGGTTCAGAAAACTCGAGAGAAGAGCAGGGACACAGCTTTCTTTCTGCAGTGATCACACTGCCTCGCCTTGTAAAATGAGCCAGCTGACACGGCTTCACCTCAATTAACGGTTTCGTTTTTCAGCTCTGATTTCAGAGCCTGATGGACCACCAGTTTCACCAGTGGTAATGCATGTTCAGGATTATTTGGGTAAAGgtagcttagattttttttttgtgggcgGGAGGGGTAggcatagaaaaaaatttaaaagtatgaccAATAAATAAGTATAATTTTCAGCACTTTcctaaatatctttattttaccatatttctgttttgtcttcCCAGGGACAATGTTAATTGGGCATTTGAGCACATGTTAATGAAACCCCACCCAGCTTTCTTCTCACTTGGTTCTGTGATTTGCCTCTTGTGATTTTTCCAAGCAGCTGAATTGAAATGTGAGGCTGGCTGCTGATATAagcacattttaaagaaaattttgaaattgtTGGCTCACCTCTTgttgaccttttttttctttttccttttctcagcaTGGatgttttatcttcacaatatctTTTGAAGCCCAAGAAGGTCTTGTCATGGTCTTTTAGTGTGTTGAGCTATCCTGGGGGAAAAAATATTGTTTAGGGCATTCATATAGTAAAATGGATTTCAGTTGAGTCCACCTGAaattgtttggggggggggagggaatgagaTGATAGGGAGAAAAACTCAGATTATCTGGCATGCAGGTCATTTTGAAGTATGTGAATTCAAAATTGATTCTTTTAGAAGACATTTTTATTCTGAGTAGTGTGCTTACTGAAACCCAATGGATGATAATATCTAGAATAGCAGAATTTCAGATCAGAAAGGGAGattgagtccaactctttcatcttAAGGAGAATGTATAAACGAAAAATTGTCGTTCGGTCAGcctgacctcatttgaggtttttttggcaaagacactgaagtggtttgctatttccctctcccagctaattttacagatgaggaaactgggggcaaataggatcaagtgaaatggccaggatcacacagctagtaagtgtctgaaactggatttgaactcaggtcttcttgactccagacccagcacttcatccattttgccacctagctatcctgaaaaatttacctatttatttatctatttatcaagaagttactatgtgccaaatactagGCTATGTTCTGGGGGTACAActataaaaacaaagacagtccttgccctcaaaagcTCACATCCTAATGAAGGAGGCAACACACACAGGGaaatgggagtcaggaagaaatgccTTGGACCAGAACTGAAAAGGGCAGGTTAGGGAGGGTATGCACAAGGCTGCAGGAGTGCTGGGGTGATGTTGTGGAGAAAGATCAGAAAGATGCATATGGCTGTTTTAGGATTTGAGCTCTGCTCTTCTATGAAATTAAATGCTCCTTCCAATTTACTTGTGGTACCTATGGAATGGTAAAATGGAGGTGATTTTTAATATATGTCTACTATATATGTAGGCATACcacgtgtatgtgcatgtgcttGTCCATGCAATGTTTGTGGCCTGGGCCTTTGGACATATGTGTACCCGCTCAGGTGTGGTTTGATCTGACATCCCTCGActcagaatcagaaaacctgctggctttgtgactttggccaaatcagaacctcatttcctcatctaaatgGGGATAACAAGTCCTACCTTAACTTACCTTCCAGGGCTATGGCAACAAGGgtgctttgttattttaaaatgtgactgATTATGATGCCTGGTAATTTACGGTTTAACAATTTCGGTCCCATGaagatttttctgaaaaaaagtgCTTCCAAACAGAAAAATGCAACATTCATATCCACACACGATTAATTACTAATGGAATTAAGCTGTCCCATACTAAGTTGCTTTTGATTCATATAATTTACACATTGATTATATCTATTGGCAAATTGGCAA from Trichosurus vulpecula isolate mTriVul1 chromosome 1, mTriVul1.pri, whole genome shotgun sequence includes:
- the TUBB2B gene encoding tubulin beta-2B chain; this translates as MREIVHIQAGQCGNQIGAKFWEVISDEHGIDPTGSYHGDSDLQLERINVYYNEATGNKYVPRAILVDLEPGTMDSVRSGPFGQIFRPDNFVFGQSGAGNNWAKGHYTEGAELVDSVLDVVRKESESCDCLQGFQLTHSLGGGTGSGMGTLLISKIREEYPDRIMNTFSVMPSPKVSDTVVEPYNATLSVHQLVENTDETYCIDNEALYDICFRTLKLTTPTYGDLNHLVSATMSGVTTCLRFPGQLNADLRKLAVNMVPFPRLHFFMPGFAPLTSRGSQQYRALTVPELTQQMFDSKNMMAACDPRHGRYLTVAAIFRGRMSMKEVDEQMLNVQNKNSSYFVEWIPNNVKTAVCDIPPRGLKMSATFIGNSTAIQELFKRISEQFTAMFRRKAFLHWYTGEGMDEMEFTEAESNMNDLVSEYQQYQDATADEQGEFEEEEGEDEA